A region from the Variovorax sp. RKNM96 genome encodes:
- a CDS encoding (2Fe-2S)-binding protein has product MSTLHVNGREHAVDADPGTPILWALRDTLGMTGTKFGCGAALCGACTVHLDGQAIRSCITPISAAEGKKITTIEAATDGSDPVGASVHAAWVKHDVAQCGYCQSGQIMSATAFLKSLPKGKQPSVDEIDSAMAGNICRCGTYVRIRAAVADAARNLA; this is encoded by the coding sequence ATGAGTACGCTCCACGTCAATGGCCGCGAACATGCGGTCGATGCCGATCCCGGCACCCCCATCCTCTGGGCGCTGCGCGACACGCTGGGCATGACCGGCACCAAGTTCGGCTGCGGCGCCGCGCTGTGCGGCGCCTGCACCGTGCACCTGGACGGCCAGGCGATCCGCTCGTGCATCACGCCGATTTCCGCCGCGGAGGGCAAGAAGATCACCACCATCGAAGCCGCCACCGATGGCAGCGACCCCGTCGGTGCATCCGTGCATGCCGCGTGGGTCAAGCACGACGTGGCGCAGTGCGGCTACTGCCAGAGCGGCCAGATCATGAGCGCGACCGCATTCCTGAAGTCGCTGCCCAAGGGCAAGCAGCCCAGCGTGGACGAGATCGATTCGGCCATGGCCGGCAACATCTGCCGATGTGGCACCTATGTGCGCATTCGCGCCGCCGTGGCCGATGCGGCCCGCAACCTCGCCTAA
- a CDS encoding c-type cytochrome: MKTEKTASITASLAMVLGLGAGAMWPQHAAASLALAQKYSCVACHQPATKVVGPSWKDIGAKYGDGKGTAAQLAASIKAGSTGKWGAMPMPPQAQVPDADLQALAQWLLDGAK; encoded by the coding sequence ATGAAAACAGAAAAGACCGCCTCCATCACCGCGTCCCTCGCGATGGTCCTGGGCCTTGGTGCAGGCGCCATGTGGCCGCAGCACGCCGCCGCGAGCCTGGCGCTCGCGCAGAAGTATTCGTGCGTCGCATGCCACCAGCCCGCCACCAAGGTGGTGGGGCCATCGTGGAAGGACATCGGCGCGAAGTACGGCGACGGCAAGGGCACGGCCGCGCAACTGGCCGCCAGCATCAAGGCCGGCAGCACGGGCAAGTGGGGTGCGATGCCGATGCCTCCGCAGGCCCAGGTTCCCGATGCGGACCTGCAGGCGCTCGCGCAGTGGCTGCTCGACGGCGCCAAGTAA